The genomic interval ttgtcttcttccttgctatggataCACTCAAAACCCATCAATTGGGATGTCTTCTAtgaactcagctttgcttgcaggccagCTGTCAAGCCCCTCCATAGGTCAGCACGCACCCGCGTGCTCGAGAAGTGACTGCAGCCAAAAATACTCCTGGAAATTtattatctttgcttcttttcccccctaaatgtcattgaagaagtgagacttttcagaaccagctcccatgccacctagaagaagcagacttttgctttcagtcaaagcttttggGACCAAAAGGCGCATTTGCTTGGATTCCTTGGATGCCGCTTGGGTTGgcccattttctgagttcccctgggacgccttgagcactgccttatggactgggaggacattttctgctgctttatgaatgaggagaacttcccaggcttttcttttgcatcagctgtacagaaggttgccttgctgggcacaaggaAGCCATAGAacagctgctattgtgaggtCAGGGGAGCGGTGCCACgtcacagtgctgtcagcacagcgtTGCCCCGGTGCACGCAAGGCCTGCTTGTCCAGAGCGGCTCTTCTgctcgctccctgcaggaggatccttGTGCTCAAGGAGTTCTCAGCAGACGGCCTGCACCCCGAGAGGAGTCTGGGCTTTGCCTTGGCTGGCATTCAGTGTGCAAACCCgcacagcactgccaaaatGATCGGGCAGGTCTGTGCCGCGGTTTGGACggtcttttctgttgtctattctggctactacctgacccagctgactcgtaagtaaaggtttctcctggggctggcatcacccggcttttgcttcactctgctctttatGCCGCAGCAGTGACCGAGTTTATTTGGGAACACaatggccatgaagatgccaccgctttggtcaatgtcctgccagcagcatcagctaaaaagggggcaTCTGTGTACTGGGGGGCGGGTGCAGAGTATTTGCCCCGCAACCTGCAGcggttgccttccctccccgagAGAGTGCGCGGCACTGGAGTCTGTCATTTCCTCCTCTACTGCTTCAAGCAAGACAAGCTGCTAATTGCAGACTCGGAGGGGAGATGCTCAGAAGTACTGCTAGCAACTCAGTGGCTCTCTCCTGGAGCGAAGGAAAGCACCTTTCGCTCCCAATTCTGCCCCTTAGAGGCCTTGGCTGCGTGACTTGACCCTTTGATGGTGTGCCAAGACTGCGATTCCCTTGGCGATGCAGCACAAagtccagtgcagggagggtttgctgctgagcccagcagctgttcctgggctgcttcagcagggagctgccacagggaaggggcCCTTTGTGGAAGCTCTGCTGGGCTACCATCTTCAGCCAAGGCATGGGAATTAgggcatgccatttaaaagaatctagatctaaaatgcaggaaagagaagaggaaaatgctgcttgagctgttgggcacaaGGGAAGCTGAGAGTGTTGAAGAGCAaggggcatttccagcagcgtctttctatttctctcttggcaaaagagCCCCAAATGTAGACAGAGCCTACTCTAGCGTCCTTGTTGTTCTCttgcctgctgtgggaaagagctgttgctccTGGAGGCCtgttgggaaagggaaatgctctgtgttgggactgccttgtgctgcgggagtggccagcacaggcacttttctaagggcctctggttccttttcccttgctggctgcaggtcACCTGACACGCGGATGGAGGCAAGCCTGGCCTTTGGTgagtggcaaaggaagctgtgacGTTGCTGGCGTGTGACAATGGGGCGGCaattctgccagcttggccTCTTGCAGTCCAGTGTGGAGTGCCAGCgtgggaggctgaaagaaaggccAAGTGCTCCGTGGCATCCGCAGTAGCAAAGGGAGCactggctgtttgctgattttgcagggaagagcctttcaagagatgaaaggcaaatgggacagctccaaggcatcttgctgcttctaggcagcagggaagctcaaatgcacagcaagatggGAGTAGCACCTCATTCAGCCAACTTCCTGGGCTTTTCATGACTCAGAGTCCCACTTGTATCAAAGTCttccatttccccttcttctgggtcctttcccagctcaacagaaagcagctcctgagggattgccttttgcccatctctctcacttctgtctgtctgcaggcctcaacagcagggtcagcagctcctctggctgcctctgccattgaggaagaggctgaagaggagcaaaggagcatcaagcctccagctgctttccctgcgCAGCCTGAACTTGCAGAGCTGGTAAGTGGCAGCTGAGCTTGGCACTGCctttggtgcagggccaggcttccagttttggagcagcccttgttGCTCGTGGCTGAAGATGCTGGCGGCTGTGTGCCTGCCGTGACCCAGTGCTGCTTCAGGCAAGCCAGGGAGCCCTGGCCAATGGGTTCTGGAGTTTGGCATttaagctgggatgctgagagggccCGAGAATGTCTCTTGGCATCAGACAGGAGGCAGCATTCAATGATTCTCAGTGTAGGAGTCAGCCCCGTGTGCCCAttgtcagtgcaggctgcctgtggtcagCGGACGGAGCGGCCCAAAGACGCAGTTGCCGGCCTTGCAGGGGACCTGGCAGACACTGGCCCCTGGAAGGGACCTGCCCTCTCCATGGACTAAttagcttcaggctgtgcttcacttccagccggtcagagcagcctttggagaggagaatcctTGGCAGCCCTACATTGTGAAGGGTGGCTGgttctgggcagggcaggaaggtgtCTCCAAAGGGCCGCTCCCTAAaggctgccatggagaggggcaATGCGTGAAAAGGATCAGAGAAGGGCCATGCTGCGGGCTTCTGAGCAGAGCACTGCATGCCAGCTGCGGGCTGATTTCATTGCCCAgggaaagacaggaggaggaaagcaacaaGGCTCTGGGGAACTGCTCTGATCTCTTtctggatcttggcagccccatcGATCCCTTGTTGCCAATgtcttgcagaaaagctgaaaacatggagcatggaggtggccctgaggggctggatccaagtagcctttgggcttttgccaaagttgcctttgagaaggggacatgggaaacgccccagctggagaggcctgggggtggctgacagcaccttcccaaggccTTGCTTTGGCCGTGCGCTGGGCGGGGCATGTGTGCCAGGCACCCTTCTGACGGGCAATCCTTCCTTGTCCCAGCTCAACACAGGCTCTGCAATTCAACCTGGTGCCGCTGGACCAGcgtggcctgcagcagccagctcgccccccgctgctggcacttcctgcagcagcgcagcccagcagcctgagatgaggcaggagcagggctggaagacACTGAGTGAGTCGGGtgcatttcttgtctgccagagcagtgtgttgtgtgcgTGTCTGGGTGTAGGCTGTGCCAGAAGTTGCCCCTCGGTCTCAGAGGCGCTTAGGCCTCTCggcagaagctgttgttgtgctttgaggcagcgcggcagcgctcagggacttcctgctgcctgtgagggcGGCTGGGCctggcctggctctgcctgggctgccttgtgtgccaaagacaaaagcagagattgtttctgcttgagcagaaggctggcaccTAGCAAGTGCctaggccccagggagctctctggCCCCAGCTGTTTTCGGGCTCTCGTTCTTACACCTCCTCTGGCTCAGACACTTTGTGGCCCTGACAGTGGACCTGCCAGTGATGGtgggtgtgactgcagaggctgcaaaggCCCTTGGTGACCTCTTAGGGCCCTCTTCTTAAGGTCTCATCATTTTGGCTTATGGCATGGGATGCTTtgcttgaaagaaataaaggcctTCTTGGAAAGGCCACCTGATGAAAGGTGGAGAAGATGGCCCTCCCACTTGCTggtctcagcagctggaagccagggGACCGCaaagggcccagagctgctggcagcggggctgcctttgggagggtttggggagcGGCGTCTCTGTGTGCGAGCGAGCGCCCTgcgctgcttttgtctttcagggaGCATTGTGAGTCCGGGCCAGCCAATGAGCAAATACACGGCATTTGAAGAACTGGGACGAGGGTAAGCGTGGTGTCGGCTCCTTTTACAAAAGTGTGGGCCAGGTCTTTGGCTGGTGCAATATCAAGCGTGAAGTCAGGCAAGCTCCAATCACGGTCAGGCTCTGGCTTTACCTCCTGTCGCCTGCCTGGACTGCTGGGTCAGAGCAATGCGAAGGCCTCATCAAAGACAAGTTGATGCTGGCATTGTCTTGCttgcagcaaggaggagcaggagctgggaaaccctctgcccctgcagcttTCTGGCCTGAAAGAGCACCTTGCCACTCAAGAAATGTCAGATTCTCAAGGACAGTCTTCTGACTCTAATTGTTGTCACTCTTttgacacacacatgcatgcacaccCGCACAAGGAGGAGAGTTCCCCTTAGGTTTGGAAATGACCTGGCTGGGCGTGCGCCTTGGAGATTTCCAGCGGCCCTTGGTCTTCATGCTGCACCTTAGTGTTCCCTTGGACAGGCTGCCCCGCAGGGCAGAGAGCTCACGGGCCGACGTGCTGCTGGCCGAAGAGACGCCGCAGCCAGGCGTTTTCTAAGGAAGGcgtgcaggcagcctggggagatctgctgcctaggcttgatttcagtgccaagggataaagggctctttctgctgcttttgtctttccaggGGCTTTGGAGCTGTTTATAAAGCCCTTGACACCAGCAGCGGACAACAGGTAAAGTGCCAACAGCCCCATGCCATTTTGCAGCTCCGGAGCGCTTTCCCCgctgctgtgagccctgcctggaggtttgggtggcagctccatgtctgcagcagaggctgttcctctgAAGTACACTCTAGGCTCAGGAGGCAGAATGCATTTGGGATGGCCTTTGGTGCTTCTGCTAAGCTCTGCTGTCGAGTGACAAGGCACTTTGGCCCAGCCCGCTGCCTCATTGCAGCAGCACTCGCTCCGTGCTGCTTGTGATCTCGAGCAGGGGGCGTCTTCTCAAGGTAAACGGTGGCCAATGTCATTTCAGGTGGCAATCAAGATCATGTCGCTTGAGGAGGAGATGTCCGAGGAGCTGGCTGCCAATGAAATCCTGGCCATGAGGGACAACAGGAGTCCCAATATCGTTACCTACTTAGACAGGTTGGCCTATTCTCGTGTCAATGTAGCTTTAGCTAGAGCAAGCCCGAAGAGACGATGCCCTTTGGTccctggcagagaagggagctggtggtgatTTCTCTGCTGGTCTCCAGAGCGTGGGAGGAGTCGGAGCTGGTGATCATGAATCTCTTGTGGCACACGTAGCTTGGAGAGCAGTTGCAAAAACCTGGCTCGGGCCCCTGGCtgactgaggctgtgcccattgctgtctctccatgccgtggttttcttctttcagctacctGGTGGATGcggagctctggctggccatggAGTTCATGGACGGCGGCACCTTGTTTGATGTGCTCAGCGCAGTGTACCCGGAGGAAGGACAGATAGGCGCTGTCTGTCGGGAGGTGAGGGATCCCGCTTGTGCTTCCTCAAgcctgcccaggatgctgcttgccagctggaggttaaggacagctgggatttcttgctctcacctttcttttgctgctgctgccttgacCACACACAGGAGAAGAGCAAGCATGGGAAGTGAACTGCCTGCCGCTGTGCCCGCACTCCTCAGGCTCTGTTCTTGCACTCTTCCATCCTGTGTGTCCTCTGGCGCTGGTGCTGGCTCACTCGCTTGGTTTCACTTGCTTcctcttctcagctttgcctgggaatgtttgcctggagcctgtctgtctgtcctataTTCCTTGCCATGCaggtggcagaatttcaagctaAGGGCAAAGAGCCGTCCTCAGCTGCAAAGGATAGCATTGCAGCCCGCATGGCGATGGATTCTGGAACAGCTCTaaggtgctgcttcctcctctgctgccagtaGGCTTCCCCAAAAATCTTTGCCGTGCCGCCTCCCAGCCAAAGGTGACGCGCTTCCTACCCAAGGCCGGCGGAACTTTTGGGAGCTTGGATGCCTTTGCTTGGAAATCGAGAAAAAACTTCCAAGAGTGTtgaagcagcaagctcttcttcGTGACAGCACCATGATGCTGCGCCCTCGCTCACAATTCCCTGAGAAAGCCGTCAGTCCCGTCGAGCTCTTTCCTTTCAGGTGGGATGAAATCCGATCCTGTACGTtaactttccctccctcctttttctctctcagtgcctgcaaggactgcatttccttcattcccgccaagtcatccacagagacatcaaaagcaACAATGTCCTTGTGGGCATGGATGGATCTGTCAAGTTGGGTGggtatccctgctgggctgcagcatttccagcacctgccGTGCGCTTGCATTTCGGTGACTGCCACTGGGGCAGAAGCGCCGCTTGGCCAGTGCGTGAATGGTGAGGGTGTTGTG from Molothrus aeneus isolate 106 unplaced genomic scaffold, BPBGC_Maene_1.0 scaffold_40, whole genome shotgun sequence carries:
- the LOC136570876 gene encoding serine/threonine-protein kinase PAK 3-like → MGAQQLGLDAVCSARGSRELLRGRSSSGQREQLLLRQPGSLSPDTQVTAHLCIQGQLHSAALGLALSTVLLRILVLKEFSADGLHPERSLGFALAGIQCANPHSTAKMIGQVCAAVWTVFSVVYSGYYLTQLTPVTEFIWEHNGHEDATALVNVLPAASAKKGASVYWGAGAEYLPRNLQRLPSLPERVRGTGVCHFLLYCFKSPDTRMEASLAFGSIVSPGQPMSKYTAFEELGRGGFGAVYKALDTSSGQQVAIKIMSLEEEMSEELAANEILAMRDNRSPNIVTYLDSYLVDAELWLAMEFMDGGTLFDVLSAVYPEEGQIGAVCRECLQGLHFLHSRQVIHRDIKSNNVLVGMDGSVKLGDFGLCAQLSPERSKRSSSVGTPSWMAPEVVRGEAYGPKVDIWSLGIMGLEMVEGEAPYEREARLRVFELIERNGPPKLQNPRHHSALLRDFLRCCLQADEDRRWSAQELLQHPFVTSGDPASSLAALIISAKQVQEDWRGDTCA